Proteins from one Fragaria vesca subsp. vesca linkage group LG6, FraVesHawaii_1.0, whole genome shotgun sequence genomic window:
- the LOC101311017 gene encoding putative F-box protein At4g10190-like: MQASSRPLLFKRPILKDKDDNIMDEKESVHDDNVKTLLSSLNFSNKDDDDYLLTTVIEDLNVPLPAPLKLKHPSDLTIAGHCDGIICLKLFIGNIILCNPAMKEFKLLPKSFLLLPEDDINRWSLNYELSYYDEYLGFGYDPKCKDYKIVRFVIYEESCYWFKAEVYTMNSNSWREIKTDYNEMTSFVSKSSDLPIYLKGNCYWHVCGYHISWGDFILSFDMGNELFREISISDLPDGCRLETLTVWKEFITILTYQEEIVVSHSFDMWVLMYDGDGKGSWIKHLTIRPVEGDTCPLLFWKGDQLLLINNNDAHIVLYNIGTQMLKYLPIQCMGNIINIQAVGYVNSIVSINGGNLLEDTCISAFYGSGKFCSSYREDDDNNSAFDGNDKSEQ; encoded by the coding sequence ATGCAAGCATCCTCTAGGCCACTCCTTTTCAAGCGCCCAATCCTGAAGGACAAGGATGATAACATCATGGATGAGAAGGAAAGTGTACATGACGACAATGTCAAAACTCTATTATCATCTCTTAATTTCTCCAATAAAGATGATGATGATTACCTTCTAACAACTGTAATTGAGGATCTTAATGTTCCACTTCCGGCTCCTCTAAAGCTAAAACATCCTTCGGATCTCACAATAGCCGGTCATTGTGATGGAATCATCTGTTTAAAGCTTTTCATTGGTAACATTATTTTATGCAACCCGGCTATGAAGGAATTCAAGCTTCTTCCCAAGTCCTTTCTTCTTCTTCCCGAAGATGACATTAATCGTTGGTCGCTGAATTATGAATTAAGCTATTACGATGAATATTTAGGATTTGGCTATGATCCCAAATGTAAAGATTATAAGATTGTTAGATTCGTAATCTATGAAGAGTCATGTTATTGGTTCAAAGCAGAAGTATACACTATGAATTCTAATTCTTGGAGAGAGATCAAGACCGACTATAATGAAATGACTTCTTTTGTTAGTAAGTCTTCTGATCTGCCAATATACTTGAAAGGAAATTGTTATTGGCACGTATGTGGTTACCATATTTCATGGGGGGACTTCATTCTTTCATTTGATATGGGCAACGAGCTATTTCGTGAGATATCAATTTCAGATTTGCCAGATGGATGTAGATTAGAGACACTTACAGTGTGGAAAGAGTTCATTACTATTTTGACCTATCAAGAAGAAATTGTAGTTTCTCATTCTTTCGATATGTGGGTTTTGATGTATGATGGTGATGGCAAAGGTTCATGGATAAAACATTTAACTATAAGACCTGTGGAAGGTGATACATGTCCATTGCTATTTTGGAAAGGTGACCAACTTCTCTTGATTAATAATAATGATGCACATATCGTCTTATATAACATTGGCACACAAATGTTGAAGTATCTTCCTATTCAATGCATGGGAAATATCATAAATATTCAAGCAGTTGGTTATGTAAATAGTATTGTTTCCATCAACGGAGGCAACTTACTTGAAGATACATGTATTTCTGCTTTCTATGGCAGTGGTAAGTTTTGTTCCAGCTACAGAGAAGACGACGACAATAACTCTGCGTTTGATGGAAATGACAAGTCAGAGCAATAG